In Numidum massiliense, a single genomic region encodes these proteins:
- the aspS gene encoding aspartate--tRNA ligase yields the protein MSFLERTHFCGELNDSHIGEQVQLNGWVNNRRDLGGVIFLDVRDRYGIVQVVCNPEYSPEAAAIADSVRSEYVVSITGSVVARAAETVNEKLGTGKIEVRATKIDILNKAKTPPFTLNDSRIDVDEAVRLKYRYLDLRRESMQRALIVRHQTAQVIRQFLNDNGYLEIETPMLGKSTPEGARDYLVPSRLYAGEFYALPQSPQIYKQLLMVAGLERYYQIVRCFRDEDLRADRQPEFTQLDLETSFLHPESLQQQLEQMMAKLLKETVGYEVQLPFPRLTYREAMDRYGSDKPDLRFGMELNDVTDIVKQCKFQVFAKAAQSGGQVKGINAKGCAGYSRKDIDVLTDYLKPYGAKGLAWIAVKEDGLKGPIAKFFTEEELAQLSTELAAETGDLLLFVADKPQVVADSLGQLRLKLGRDLNLIPENTFALAWVTEFPLLEYAEEEGRYVAMHHPFTMPVAEDLDKLETDPGSVRAEAYDMVCNGYELGSGSMRIYERDVQERMFKALGLTEEEAHDKFGFLLQAFEYGTPPHAGMALGLDRIVMLLAGQSNLREVIAFPKTASARCLMMNAPSAVDEKQLEDLHLKVSEEEPFA from the coding sequence ATGTCTTTTTTAGAGCGAACGCATTTTTGCGGTGAATTAAACGACTCACATATCGGCGAACAGGTGCAATTAAACGGCTGGGTGAACAACCGGCGCGACTTGGGCGGGGTTATTTTCCTCGACGTGCGCGACCGCTACGGCATTGTGCAAGTCGTGTGCAACCCGGAGTATTCCCCGGAAGCTGCCGCGATCGCGGACAGCGTGCGCAGCGAGTACGTCGTCTCCATTACCGGTTCCGTCGTCGCCCGCGCAGCCGAAACAGTCAACGAGAAACTGGGAACCGGAAAAATCGAGGTGCGTGCGACGAAGATCGACATACTGAACAAGGCAAAAACGCCGCCGTTTACCCTGAACGATTCTCGCATCGATGTCGACGAAGCGGTGCGGCTCAAATACCGCTACCTCGACTTGCGCCGCGAATCGATGCAGCGCGCCCTCATTGTACGCCACCAAACGGCACAAGTGATCCGCCAGTTTTTAAACGACAACGGCTATTTGGAAATCGAGACGCCAATGCTCGGCAAGAGCACGCCGGAAGGGGCACGCGACTATCTCGTGCCGAGCCGCTTGTACGCTGGCGAGTTTTACGCCTTGCCGCAGTCGCCGCAAATTTACAAGCAGTTGTTGATGGTCGCTGGCTTGGAACGGTATTACCAAATTGTACGCTGTTTCCGCGACGAAGACTTACGCGCCGACCGACAGCCGGAATTTACGCAGCTCGACTTGGAAACGTCGTTTTTGCATCCGGAATCGCTGCAACAGCAGTTGGAGCAAATGATGGCGAAGTTGCTGAAAGAGACGGTCGGCTACGAGGTGCAGCTGCCGTTCCCGCGTCTCACGTACCGCGAAGCGATGGATCGCTACGGTTCCGACAAGCCGGACTTACGCTTCGGGATGGAGCTCAATGACGTGACCGACATCGTGAAACAGTGTAAGTTCCAAGTGTTTGCAAAAGCGGCGCAGTCGGGCGGACAAGTGAAAGGGATCAACGCTAAAGGGTGTGCCGGTTACAGCCGCAAGGACATCGATGTATTGACGGATTACTTAAAGCCGTACGGGGCGAAAGGACTCGCGTGGATCGCCGTTAAAGAGGACGGGCTGAAAGGTCCTATTGCGAAGTTTTTCACGGAAGAAGAACTGGCGCAACTATCGACGGAACTTGCGGCTGAGACGGGTGACCTCTTGTTGTTCGTCGCCGACAAGCCGCAAGTCGTTGCGGATTCACTCGGCCAACTGCGTTTAAAACTCGGGCGCGACTTAAACCTCATTCCGGAAAACACGTTTGCGCTAGCGTGGGTGACGGAATTTCCGCTGCTCGAGTATGCGGAAGAAGAAGGGCGCTACGTGGCGATGCACCATCCGTTTACGATGCCTGTCGCCGAAGACCTCGACAAACTGGAAACCGATCCGGGAAGCGTACGGGCGGAAGCGTACGACATGGTGTGTAACGGCTACGAACTCGGCAGCGGCAGCATGCGCATTTATGAGCGGGACGTGCAAGAACGGATGTTTAAGGCGCTCGGGTTAACGGAAGAAGAGGCGCACGACAAGTTTGGCTTCTTACTGCAGGCGTTTGAATACGGGACACCGCCACACGCCGGCATGGCCTTAGGACTCGATCGAATCGTCATGTTGCTCGCCGGCCAAAGCAACTTGCGCGAAGTCATCGCTTTTCCGAAGACGGCGAGCGCCCGCTGCTTAATGATGAACGCGCCGAGTGCGGTAGACGAAAAACAGTTAGAAGACTTGCACCTTAAGGTCAGTGAAGAAGAACCGTTCGCGTAG
- a CDS encoding DMT family transporter, with product MAWILLIVAGLFEVFGVTMINEAAKTRKWYAYALLIVGFSLSFFFLHVAMRTLSMGTAYAIWTGIGAAGGAVVGMLFYGEARDWRRILWISVIIAAAAGLKLMTA from the coding sequence ATGGCGTGGATCTTACTCATCGTCGCGGGGCTGTTTGAAGTATTCGGTGTCACGATGATAAACGAAGCGGCAAAAACGCGCAAGTGGTACGCTTATGCGCTATTAATCGTCGGCTTTAGCTTAAGTTTTTTCTTCCTGCACGTAGCGATGCGAACACTGTCGATGGGGACGGCGTACGCGATTTGGACCGGGATTGGTGCAGCGGGTGGCGCCGTCGTCGGGATGCTGTTTTACGGTGAGGCGAGGGACTGGCGGAGAATCTTATGGATCAGCGTCATTATCGCAGCTGCCGCTGGGTTAAAATTAATGACCGCATAA
- a CDS encoding DMT family transporter, producing the protein MKKENTLQRPLNRHWFVLIVAAVIEVFWVIGLKHAEGVWAWSGTFVAMVVSNYLLIVSGRVLPVGTAYAVYVGLGTVGTVLAEMTIFGEPFELVKVLLILVLLSGVIGLKVVTEEKTPEGANS; encoded by the coding sequence ATGAAAAAAGAGAACACATTGCAAAGACCGTTGAATCGACATTGGTTCGTCCTCATCGTAGCTGCAGTCATTGAAGTTTTTTGGGTGATCGGGCTGAAGCACGCGGAAGGGGTATGGGCGTGGAGCGGCACATTTGTCGCTATGGTCGTGAGCAACTATTTATTAATCGTCTCTGGGCGCGTCTTGCCCGTCGGCACAGCGTACGCCGTCTATGTCGGACTAGGTACCGTCGGTACCGTACTCGCCGAGATGACGATTTTCGGCGAACCGTTCGAACTTGTCAAAGTGCTACTCATTCTCGTTTTGCTGAGCGGTGTGATTGGGTTGAAAGTTGTCACCGAAGAAAAAACACCGGAAGGAGCTAACTCGTAA
- the hisS gene encoding histidine--tRNA ligase, translating to MSFKAPRGTVDQLPGEVEKWQYVEDNIRAVCRAFNYGEVRTPIFEHTELFRRGVGETTDIVEKEMYSFRDRGDRDITLRPEGTAGAVRAFVEHKYDKQPLPTKWYYMGPMFRYERPQAGRMRQFHQFGIELLGTKEPAADAEVIALALEVGRALGLTQLRTEINSVGCHVCRPVYREELIAYYTKHKDALCPDCLARLHRNPLRLLDCKKERCRAISKDAPSILDYLCDSCEPHFAAVQAQLKAMDIPFVVNDRMVRGLDYYTETAFEIVGEGLGAQASTIFAGGRYNNLVREIGGDDLPGVGFAVGLERLLLAMEKEGVQIPSAVGIDCYVVAIGKATDDKASALVQTLRQNGFRTERDYMARKMKGQMKAANRLNARTVAILGEDELARGTVQVKQLASGGQEEVPVDNLVHYLQQCLEQEEQ from the coding sequence ATGAGCTTTAAAGCACCGCGCGGTACAGTTGACCAGTTACCGGGCGAAGTAGAGAAGTGGCAATACGTCGAGGACAACATACGCGCTGTTTGCCGAGCGTTTAACTACGGTGAAGTGCGTACGCCCATTTTTGAGCACACGGAGCTGTTTCGCCGCGGTGTCGGGGAGACGACCGACATTGTGGAAAAGGAAATGTACTCGTTTCGCGATCGCGGCGACCGGGATATCACGTTGCGTCCAGAAGGGACAGCGGGTGCTGTTCGCGCCTTCGTCGAGCACAAATACGACAAACAACCGCTCCCGACAAAATGGTATTACATGGGGCCGATGTTTCGCTACGAACGGCCGCAAGCGGGGCGAATGCGCCAATTTCACCAGTTTGGGATCGAATTGCTCGGCACGAAAGAGCCAGCTGCTGACGCTGAAGTAATCGCCTTAGCGCTCGAAGTCGGACGCGCGCTCGGCCTGACACAGCTACGCACGGAAATTAACAGTGTCGGCTGCCACGTGTGCCGGCCCGTGTACCGCGAAGAGCTGATCGCGTACTATACGAAGCATAAGGACGCGTTGTGTCCCGACTGCTTAGCGCGCCTTCACCGCAATCCGCTCCGCCTGCTCGACTGTAAAAAAGAACGATGCCGCGCCATTTCCAAGGACGCGCCATCGATTCTAGACTACTTGTGCGACAGTTGTGAGCCACACTTTGCCGCTGTGCAGGCGCAGCTAAAAGCGATGGACATTCCGTTTGTCGTTAACGACCGCATGGTACGCGGACTCGACTACTACACAGAGACGGCGTTTGAAATTGTCGGTGAAGGTCTCGGCGCGCAAGCGAGTACGATTTTTGCTGGCGGCCGCTATAACAACCTCGTGCGGGAAATTGGCGGCGACGACTTGCCTGGCGTCGGTTTTGCCGTCGGGCTCGAGCGGCTCTTGCTGGCGATGGAAAAGGAAGGAGTACAGATTCCGAGCGCGGTTGGCATCGATTGTTACGTCGTCGCGATCGGCAAGGCGACGGATGACAAGGCGAGCGCACTCGTGCAGACGCTGCGGCAAAACGGGTTCCGTACCGAACGGGATTACATGGCGCGAAAAATGAAAGGACAAATGAAGGCCGCTAACCGACTGAACGCGCGCACGGTCGCCATACTCGGCGAAGATGAACTCGCACGCGGCACCGTACAGGTGAAACAGTTGGCGAGCGGTGGGCAAGAAGAAGTGCCTGTAGACAATCTCGTGCACTATTTACAGCAATGTCTCGAACAGGAGGAACAGTAA
- a CDS encoding 5' nucleotidase, NT5C type has product MLRIGVDIDGTIEQTQRAAVEIFNKKLHREVRLEDVRTFHLDEAYGLEKKESKKLWRKLEPKIYSLGVPLEHAAEVLTNLNETGHLIYFITARPGFPHITKITESWLKKHRFPFNGVNLFMNMQNKAKKAKELQLDLFFEDAPDHIERFVQEGVPVVVVDAAYNRKLAYNVPRITAWRDVPELIAQMTSENRN; this is encoded by the coding sequence ATGTTGAGGATCGGTGTCGACATTGACGGCACGATTGAACAGACGCAGCGCGCCGCCGTCGAAATTTTTAACAAAAAGTTACATAGAGAGGTGCGGTTAGAAGATGTGCGCACCTTTCACTTGGACGAAGCGTACGGTTTGGAGAAGAAGGAGAGCAAAAAGCTGTGGCGGAAGCTGGAGCCGAAAATATACTCGCTCGGAGTACCCCTCGAGCACGCCGCCGAAGTGTTAACTAATCTAAATGAGACGGGACATTTGATCTATTTTATTACAGCGCGGCCCGGCTTTCCACACATCACAAAAATTACCGAGTCGTGGCTGAAGAAGCATCGCTTTCCTTTTAACGGTGTCAATTTGTTTATGAACATGCAAAACAAAGCTAAAAAAGCTAAGGAGTTGCAGCTCGATTTGTTTTTTGAAGACGCGCCGGACCACATTGAGCGCTTCGTGCAAGAGGGAGTTCCGGTCGTCGTCGTGGACGCGGCGTACAACCGTAAGCTAGCTTACAACGTACCGCGCATCACCGCTTGGCGCGATGTACCGGAATTAATTGCGCAGATGACGTCTGAAAATAGGAATTAA
- a CDS encoding AAA family ATPase, translating into MDLFSYLAENDKKQTAPLAARMRPRTLAEYIGQTHIVGPGKMLRRAIEADRVSSLIFYGPPGTGKTTLARVIAATTKSHFTDLNAVIAGVADIRNVVREAKERRGMYEQRTTLFIDEIHRFNKSQQDALLPYVEDGTIILIGATTENPFFEVNAALLSRSQIFQLHLLSHEELAAIMAQALDDADRGLGMYDVRFDDDAKEHLLYFSDGDARRLLNAIELAVTTTAPQNDGAIHIDLATAVESIQRRAVRYDKTGDNHYDTISAFIKSIRGSDPDAALYWLARMIDAGEDGRFIARRLVIAAAEDIGNADPLALQVAMSAFQAYELVGMPEGRIPLAQATTYLASAPKSNAAYVGINEALADVKREGHGPVPLHLRDASYKGAEKLGHGKGYLYPHDYPGNVAKQTYFPEGVRKSYYRPVNHGVEKRLRTYLERVAELTKESP; encoded by the coding sequence GTGGATTTATTTTCCTATTTAGCAGAAAACGATAAGAAACAAACAGCCCCGCTAGCAGCGCGCATGCGCCCGCGTACGTTAGCGGAGTATATCGGGCAGACGCACATTGTCGGTCCCGGTAAAATGTTGCGTCGGGCGATTGAAGCAGACCGCGTCTCTTCATTAATTTTTTACGGACCTCCGGGCACGGGAAAAACGACGTTAGCGCGCGTCATCGCTGCGACGACGAAGTCACATTTCACCGATTTGAACGCTGTCATCGCTGGCGTCGCCGATATCCGCAACGTCGTCCGCGAGGCGAAAGAGCGGCGCGGTATGTATGAGCAGCGGACGACACTGTTTATCGATGAAATTCACCGCTTTAATAAGTCGCAACAAGACGCATTGCTTCCGTATGTCGAGGATGGAACGATCATTTTAATCGGCGCGACGACGGAAAATCCGTTTTTCGAAGTGAATGCAGCCCTCTTGTCGCGGTCGCAAATTTTTCAACTGCATCTACTCAGTCACGAAGAATTAGCCGCCATTATGGCGCAAGCGTTAGACGATGCGGATCGCGGCCTCGGCATGTACGACGTCCGCTTTGACGACGATGCGAAGGAGCATCTGCTGTATTTTTCCGACGGCGACGCGCGGCGCCTGCTTAACGCGATAGAATTGGCGGTGACGACGACTGCGCCACAGAATGACGGGGCGATCCATATCGATTTAGCTACTGCGGTCGAAAGTATTCAGCGCCGTGCGGTGCGCTACGACAAAACTGGCGACAACCACTACGATACGATTTCTGCGTTTATTAAGTCGATTCGCGGCTCTGACCCCGACGCCGCCCTCTATTGGTTGGCGCGAATGATCGATGCCGGGGAAGACGGGCGGTTTATCGCGCGGCGCCTCGTTATCGCCGCAGCCGAAGATATCGGTAACGCCGATCCACTAGCACTGCAAGTGGCGATGAGCGCGTTCCAAGCTTACGAATTAGTCGGGATGCCGGAGGGGCGGATTCCACTCGCTCAGGCGACGACGTATCTCGCCTCTGCCCCGAAGAGCAACGCCGCTTACGTCGGCATTAATGAGGCGTTAGCCGATGTGAAGCGAGAAGGACACGGACCCGTACCGCTCCACTTGCGCGATGCGAGTTATAAAGGGGCAGAGAAACTCGGCCACGGCAAAGGGTATCTCTATCCGCACGATTACCCGGGAAATGTCGCAAAGCAAACGTATTTTCCCGAGGGCGTCCGTAAATCGTATTACCGACCCGTCAACCACGGGGTAGAGAAAAGGTTACGCACGTATTTGGAACGAGTCGCGGAGCTCACGAAAGAGAGTCCGTAA